A single genomic interval of Amblyomma americanum isolate KBUSLIRL-KWMA chromosome 11, ASM5285725v1, whole genome shotgun sequence harbors:
- the LOC144109403 gene encoding U2 small nuclear ribonucleoprotein A'-like, with protein sequence MVKLSQDLIQMAAQSINPVRDRELDLRGYKIPVIENLGATLDQFDSIDLSDNDIRKLDGFPLLRRLKCLLLNNNRVCRIGENLQEHLPALETLVLTNNQIQNLGDLDPLASIKTLTYLSLMKNPVTVKRHYRSYLIHRIPQLRVIDFRRIKQKERLEAQQLFKGKRGKQLEKEVGTVSGGGPPSRGSASQQPPPPGAGPAPSSTGGSRNNQLEALKQAMSRATTLDQVEHLSSALQSGAPLLPSSSKASSSSTRPPGTEDVEMEEVNGQ encoded by the exons ATGGTGAAACTATCACAAGACCTCATACAAATGGCCGCGCAATCCATAAATCCAGTTCGTGACAGAGAGCTAGACTTGCGAG GTTACAAGATTCCCGTCATTGAGAACCTGGGAGCGACGCTG GACCAGTTTGACTCCATTGACCTCTCCGACAACGACATCCGGAAGCTCGATGGGTTTCCCCTGCTCAGGCGGCTCAAGTGCCTGCTGCTCAATAACAACCGCGTGTG CCGCATTGGGGAGAATCTACAAGAGCACCTGCCCGCGCTGGAGACCCTGGTGCTCACCAACAACCAGATCCAGAACCTTGGTGACCTGGATCCACTTGCCAGCATCAAGACCCTCACCTATCTCAG TCTGATGAAGAACCCCGTGACGGTGAAGCGTCACTATCGCTCCTACCTCATCCACCGGATCCCACAGTTACGGGTGATCGACTTCCGGCGCATCAAGCAAAAG GAGCGCCTGGAGGCCCAACAGCTGTTCAAGGGCAAGCGGGGCAAGCAGCTCGAGAAGGAGGTGGGCACAGTGAGCGGGGGTGGGCCTCCCTCCCGTGGCTCCGCCTCCCAGCAGCCCCCGCCTCCCGGTGCGGGCCCCGCCCCCTCCTCCACGGGAGGCAGCCGCAACAACCAGCTGGAAGCCCTCAAGCAGGCCATGTCGCGCGCCACCACTCTGGACCAAGTGGAGCACCTCAGCTCGGCCCTGCAGTCGGGCGCCCCGCTGCTGCCCTCAAGCAGCAAGGCCTCGTCCTCAAGCACGAGGCCGCCAGGAA cggaggATGTGGAGATGGAGGAGGTGAACGGCCAGTGA
- the LOC144110880 gene encoding uncharacterized protein LOC144110880: MAPAVPPPQDATAVAALLDELWDHNCSLVTAIKHELSVNIVKEPVEETTVYGPPVVQGNLRKSGLYRCLATNENDEDMSYYMANIVQTAEQIVETERKTRGSERDFLQWKKMRACRISASSRPHNILKSRKERHVLAEEFLSERSFWSSATAYGNALEEEAIESFSKQIEAEVHKCGLVIMLEQPWLCCTPDAIVVQGPTASLLEVKCPYSCRDKPIVDFESNISGVPYLVFQDGKLELKRTHVYYTQVQVSMYVLGLEACFLYVYSKQQHITVKVPIDNAFIAQAVPQLENFYFKYFLPALTKEVMPTFR; the protein is encoded by the coding sequence ATGGCACCAGCAGTACCGCCGCCTCAAGATGCAACTGCTGTAGCCGCATTACTTGATGAACTGTGGGACCATAACTGCTCACTCGTTACAGCCATCAAGCATGAGCTATCTGTGAACATCGTTAAAGAACCAGTGGAAGAAACAACTGTGTATGGGCCACCAGTGGTGCAAGGCAACTTGCGAAAGTCTGGTCTCTACCGCTGCCTGGCAACCAATGAAAACGACGAAGATATGAGTTACTACATGGCCAACATTGTACAAACTGCTGAGCAAATAGTagaaactgaaagaaaaacacGAGGGTCAGAAAGAGACTTCCTGCAATGGAAAAAAATGCGGGCATGCCGTATTTCAGCCAGCAGTCGGCCGCACAACATACTGAAATCAAGAAAGGAGCGCCATGTACTGGCTGAGGAGTTCTTGTCCGAACGGTCATTTTGGTCATCAGCTACAGCGTATGGGAATGCCCTTGAAGAAGAAGCCATAGAGTCATTTTCGAAGCAAATAGAAGCAGAAGTCCACAAGTGTGGGCTTGTGATTATGCTGGAGCAGCCTTGGCTGTGCTGCACACCAGATGCTATTGTTGTACAAGGCCCTACTGCATCGCTTCTTGAAGTGAAGTGTCCCTACTCGTGCAGAGACAAACCTATTGTAGATTTTGAAAGCAACATATCTGGTGTTCCATACCTGGTTTTCCAAGATGGCAAGTTGGAGCTTAAGCGTACACACGTGTATTACACGCAAGTTCAAGTTTCAATGTATGTCCTCGGTTTAGAAGCGTGTTTCCTCTATGTGTACTCGAAACAGCAGCACATTACAGTCAAGGTACCAATTGACAACGCCTTCATTGCTCAGGCTGTTCCGCAGCTTGAAAACTTCTATTTTAAGTATTTTTTACCGGCACTAACAAAAGAAGTGATGCCCACTTTCAGGTAA